A region from the Aphis gossypii isolate Hap1 chromosome 1, ASM2018417v2, whole genome shotgun sequence genome encodes:
- the LOC114124079 gene encoding heterogeneous nuclear ribonucleoprotein 87F-like: protein MSVSGENTGETTVEVEVEEPEQFRKLFIGGLNYTTTNDSLKEFFEKWGDIVDVVVMKDPVTKRSRGFGFITYSKSSMVDDAMANRPHKIDGREVETKRAVPRDDIDKPDIAWTVKKMFVSGIKEQTEEDLKEYFGQYGNILNIQIITDKETGQRKGFGFIEFDDSDSVDKAVLIKSHEVSGSKLEVKKAVSKDVASASRGRRGGRGASSGRGQSWGGPNNNWGGNHFGGYGSGNSGGGWAQGGPQGWNNVWGSQASQGGWGNGGGNWGGSQSGYGGGPMRGNFGNNRAVPYHTGRGGSGNFHQNSRGRY from the exons ATGAGTGTATCG GGAGAAAATACCGGGGAAACTACTGTTGAAGTAGAAGTAGAAGAACCGGAACAGTTcaggaaattatttattggcgGACTTAACTACACAACTACAAATGATtcattaaaagaattttttgaaaaatgggGTGATATTGTGGATGTAGTTGTTATGAAAGATCCTGTTACAAAAAG atcacGAGGTTTTGGTTTTATTACTTACTCAAAATCATCAATGGTAGATGATGCCATGGCCAATAGACCTCATAAAATTGATGGTCGTGAAGTAGAAACAAAACGTGCAGTACCTCGTgac GATATAGATAAACCTGATATAGCATggactgtaaaaaaaatgtttgtttctgGAATTAAAGAACAAACTGAGGAAGATTTAAAAGAGTATTTTGGACAGTATggaaatatacttaatattcaaattattacagACAAAGAAACTGGTCAACGCAAAGGCTTTGGGTTCATTGAATTTGATGATTCAGATTCAGTTGATAAAGctgttt taatcaaAAGCCATGAAGTTTCTGGATCCAAATTAGAAGTTAAAAAAGCTGTCAGCAAAGATGTAGCATCAGCTTCTAGAGGTCGTAGAGGTGGACGTGGTGCTAGTAGTGGAAGAGGACAAAGTTGGGGAGgaccaaataataattgggGAG gtaaccATTTTGGAGGATATGGCAGTGGAAACAGTGGTGGTGGCTGGGCTCAAGGTGGTCCTCAAGGCTGGAATAATGTTTGGGGTAGTCAAGCTAGCCAAGGAGGTTGGGGTAATGGAG gagGTAATTGGGGTGGTAGTCAGAGTGGTTATGGAGGAGGGCCAATGCGAGGAAATTTCGGTAACAATAGAGCAGTTCCATATCATACTGGTcgtg gaGGTAGTGGCAATTTCCATCAAAATTCTAGAGGAAGGTATTAA
- the LOC114124083 gene encoding polyadenylate-binding protein-interacting protein 2B: MKVPKEESKEQHNDNTLNDDDNLSNPYDTESNSDSIDPPTRDGDFSEYMWMENQEEFDLQVMKELEEKELMKECLEAMLDDEQHNSKQNGTTNGDAQTNGSSSSTSMITHRLDHLSLNTSCNNGDQPRQSTSTLNPDAAEFVPLATRSLTNAPVVVASPS, from the exons atgaaggTCCCCAAAGAAGAATCAAAAGAACAACATAATGACAATACATtaaatgatgatgataatttgAGTAATCCATATGATACAGAATCAAATTCTGATTCCATTGATCCACCAACAAGAGATGGAGATTTTTCTGAATATATGTGGATGGAAAATCAAGAAGAGTTTGACttacag gttatGAAAGAATTAGAAGAAAAAGAATTGATGAAAGAATGTCTTGAGGCTATGTTAGATGATGAACAACATAATAGCAAACAGAATGGTACAACAAATGGCGATGCTCAaac aaatggtTCAAGTAGTTCTACCTCAATGATAACCCATCGACTTGATCATTTGAGCTTAAATACATCTTGCAATAATGGTGACCAGCCAAGGCAATCTACA AGTACTTTAAATCCAGATGCAGCTGAATTTGTACCATTAGCGACCCGGTCTTTGACTAATGCTCCTGTGGTAGTAGCAAGTCCTTCATAA